Below is a genomic region from Fulvia fulva chromosome 5, complete sequence.
GTCACCCGAGACGACCAAGCACGATTGCTTGGCTACCCCAACTATGCAACGTGGGCGATCAAAGACAACATGGCCAAAACGCCAAAAGCAGTGGAAGATCTCTTGAACAAGGTGCAAAGCAGACTATCACTAGCTGCCGACCAGGATGCGGAGCGCCTGAAAGCCTACAAGAAGAAAGATACTGGCAAAGCAGAATTCCTTTTTCCATGGGATGGTTCCTACTACGGCAAAATCTCGACTGCAAAGGAATTTGGGACCAACCCGGACTTTGTGAAAGAGTTCTTTCCTGCTGTGCAGACCTTGCGGAAAGTGCTAGATCTGTACTCAAAACTGTTCTCGCTCAAGTTCGTCAGAATCCAGGGCAAGGATGGAGACGCGCTGTCACCTACTGGCAAGGCCGGCGATCTCTTGTGGCACCCAGATGTGGAGCTGTATGCAGTGTGGGAGGGCAAAGGCGATGATTTCGTTGGCTACCTCTACCTCGATGTGTTCTACAGAGAAGGCAAGAGGGGCAGCGCCTTCATGATGCCAGTGGTACCTGGTTACGAAACGAAGGATGGAAAGCGACACTACCCGTGAGTTCAATTTATGCTTCTGTCCCGACCACGCTGACTGACTTGGTACTAGATCGGCCGGACTAGTGACTAACAGCAAGAAGGCCGGCGACGATGCAGATATTCCATCCTTGATGTACAGAGGTGACGTGGAGAATTTACTGTAAGCGTCTTTTCTACACACTGTATGGCTTTGCTCAAAGCTGACACCACATGCAGCCAcgaagcaggccactgcATGCATCAATTGACCTCCAAGACCCAATACAGCCGTTTCCATGGCCCCATCGGCTGTCCTACCGACTTCCTTGAGCTCCCGTCACAGATGATGCAGAACTGGGCTTGGGTCCCTGCTGTTCTGAAATACTTCAGTCATCATTACACCTATCTCTCGAAGAAATACTTGGACGCTTGGACGAAAGCCAACAAAGGCAAGAAGCAGCCTCCTAAGACCTTGCCGGACTCCTCGACCGACTCTATCAGGAGATCCAAGACCTCGTACGCCGCAGTGGGCACCCTTGGACAGTGGGGTCGAGCAATATACGACCAGAGAATCCATCGACCGGGCTCTCCTCAGGATGTCAAAGCCATCGATGTCACGAAGCTGTGGAACACGATAAGATTCAACGCTACCAGAACTGACAGCCCTAGGGTCCTCGGTCTCGATTCTGGCCACGGCGAGAGCACGTTCTCGCACCTCGTGGGGTTATATGGAGGTAAGAAATATGATCCTTCTCACGCGTGCGAAAAGCGACTGACCTCTGCTCGCAGCTGCATATTACAGCTATCTTTGGAGTCAAGTTTACGCTGAGGATGTCTTTTACACCGCGTTCGAAAAGGATCCATTCAGTGCCGAGACCGGGTATCGATGGAGGAAGACGGTGCTGGAGCCAGGAGGTACCAAGGACTTCTTTGAGATTCTGAAGGAGTTCTTGGGAAGGGAGCCGAATGATGAGGCTTTCTTTCGCGATATTTTTGAGGCTTGAAGGGAGGGTGGCCTGAAAGGATGAGTGGTACACAGCTTCCGGATGATGTGCTCATATTGGGGCATCCAGGAGGGCATCGTTTGGTTCAGTCGGACGCCAAGCGAGAGCAGAGAACACTCCGATTCTGCTGCATTCCACGAGATTGCTTTCATACAGCTAAGCGACCGTCTCGCAGTCAATCAGATGCCCTACCGACATCATGATAGCGCTATGCTCGCAGCTATCACCCAATGCGAGCTATGCTGATCGCATGGCCGCAGCCATTGCATTCACGCAGGTGGGTATGTGAGCCATTTTTGCCAACACTGACTGGTGATCTCTTCACTTCTTGTAGACTGCTCTTCGAAGCAGTAAGGCATGTCCCGTCTTGCGTACGGAGACCAAGAGACGTGGCGGTCCATATTTATGAAAGGTCGAAGGTCACGACATCGAAACCGCCCTGGACGACGGAGCATTGCAAGCGGGGACCAGTCTCACTCGAACGTCCTCAATGCCATGGGCGGTATTCCGCTGGCCTTGCTCGTCGAGCATATCTGCCCGATAGAGTGGCTGGAAACGAAAGCGCACACTGGAAGTACCGAAGCTCCGTGGCTATGATGGTTGATTGCATCTGCCAACACCAGGAAGATCCTGGAACACCAGCAAACATCAGGTGTGGAAGACGTGTCGCGCGTTATGATGGGCTCTTGCATCATGACTTCGAGCTGTGCTGCAGGGTCCAGCTCAGTCGCGTCACCCCATGACATGTCGCGAACGGAGAACACGCCGAGCGGGCATATTGCTGTTGCATTGCAGTACATATACCTCAATGCCAGCACTGATGTACACCTCAACGCCACGGATCGCTTCTGCTCTCAGGTCGACGTTCACAAAACCAATTGCACGAGGCTTCACATCACATACATCCCTCAAGATGCCGGAGAAAGTCAACGACCTCGACGCCTCCCGCGATCCATCTGTTGCGAAGCAGTATGACGATAAGTCCTCTGCAGAGACCAAGTTCCAGGACTTCTACAAGATCGCAGATGATCGTAAGATCTGCATGATGGTGACATATCGCAATGGCATTGGCGTGCGTAGCACCATGAAGACATTCCCCAACATTCACTGACCAGAACTCCAGCCAGTCTCCCGCTCAATGGCAGTAGCGAAGAGGACCGGCCCCGACTTCCTTTTCCTTGCCAATGCCAGCAGCAAGAAGTTCGACGACTTGAAGAACAAGGAAACGTGCTTGATCTTCCACGATTCCAACGAGAACTGGATCTCGGTCACTGGAGAGGCAGTGACCACCTCGAACGACGACCCACGCATCAAGGAGATTTACTCGAAGCCTGTGAGCGCATGGTTTGGTGATCTTGGCGATGGCGTACACACGGGTGGTCCAGAGGACCCTAGGATGAAATTGATTGAGATCAGATCGAAGTGTAAGTCAATGGCCACGGCATGGACACAATGATGCTGACTCGATTGCAGATATCTCTTACTGGAAGAAGACCACCGGTGCTCTCGCTACTGCCAAGGAGATTGGTGGTGCCGCGCTGACTGGACGTGTTGCGAATACTGGAGACTTGCGGGAGATGAAAGGGGACGAGATTGCCCAAGCTCGGAAGAGGGACAGCCCTATGAGCAAACAGACACTCGATTAGTGGTAGGGATCAAAGACACCATTTTCGTCGTATTCGGCGTCAGAAGCGTGGTGCTTGATCAGGCGAACGGCAGCGCCTTCGATGTGGCTACGCAGCCAAGGCTACAATAGGATGCCTGAGCCGAAGTGTAGCAGGAATCATAAAGCTGTAGCAATCTGTACTGTAGTAGTGGCGTCAACATAAGGGTCTTATCCAACGCCATCATCAACCTCATAAGAAGTTGATGATTGAGCGCAACGACCGACGAGCGCTAGCCACATCGTAGCGACGTATAAGCTTGCGAACACTCGAGCGTAGATAGTGGCGTTAGCGAGGAGGGAGTAGAGCTCTATATTAGCCCTAGACGAGCCTTAGCGCCCCCTCTAATTCGTCGGTTTTTAAAAGACACCCTAACTTAGCAATCAAACGTCAATAGTAGcgctactactactactactactactaagcaTAACGATTACCTTTTATATTACTAGCGCCGTAGGTAGAAGGGGGGTCTAGGGGGTCTCTCCTAGAAACAAAGAGATAGATTTAGATactataacgtactttactaccgagcgggctatactaccgagcgggccacttttactaagaactatactacttctactttaattacgacggtatcttaatacgacgatATCCTATAGAAttgttactaggaggacaattcctctttagattcttcgctatctagtaagtctacttaataggtacgtacgttataccccgactcgctatatcgcttatagcgtcgtagccttagtactagccgaataCTATCTAGCAactctctacttacttcctacctcctagtatcctctataggtattaattgcgacgccttatcgaaggttagagaccctctagactaaatgtaCTTGCGCTTTTGTACTTTTCGCTAgataagggcctcgttagacttacgtagcttactaatcttgcttcgtataagagctatctaatacgctatctctctactcccttttataagctaataCACCCCTTCCTATAACGAGTTTAGCGATAAACCTACCCGGGCACGCATTTTGTTCGTTACTAGTGTCGATTAAGAGTCAAATTCTTTTATAGTTCGTAGTATCTTCGACTCCTAAGGGGTAGAGTCTAGAGCTAGAGgggttagcgtacgtagcttaatattaagcttgTCTATTACTATCTATAGATTGAATAGAACTAAACTAGCGCCTCTAAAGCTCAATAGGATGTTCTCCTATCTAAATATAGATTAGattagatttgttattcccctacTCTAGGACCttatccggcctatataggtatatatctattattatatataaaggaaaacccgaataggtgaaaacccttcccgcccccgactactccttatctagattagctttccctctaaacgtacgtagtctatattactaccccgttagcccccgctcctagccggtctcgtcgcgctacgtcgtatcctctcttcctatactactcctactaggcggtactattctagctagcccttctctagtatctagttcgtaatacgccgtaggtccttaacgttattaagaagtgccctaatcgtccggttcctcgcctttactatctactccccccttcctagcggctacctcggatagacgaggagtacgtaccgtacgttctaggagtaatagccgtaggggtagctagtattcgtgtatcctagaaccttcctctataataggtacccctagaggccgatatgttcgcttcgtagttaggttactatactactctataccctcgtaaggcggtagtagataagcttcggggggtacttaaccgcggatttcgtagctaactattccttaggttatcccgctagctaagggcgtctactatactatataccctagttgttctacctctctttctatagttactctataaacaacttcttaccttcctatcgtactactagctattcgtcccttactaggtagttcggctcgtttccgggtcgaatgcccttatacgctagtactaattcgcgggcccttgcgactatactagcgatgaccttctatactaggtactttgccgacttacctaagtaggaggtccgtagtccctagatatataggtcgatcggcggtatagcggtctcgtacttaagtatccttattagtatcgacttatataccccggtaaccttccttaggcattagttttagatcttcgctagcggcgcgacgagtcccttcgataggtaggccctctcgcctaaggactacacttagctactataggtaaggactagccgtataatagccgtatatagatagatagattattcattcgcctgttttagtgccctatggcctatgcaggtctctcgctatttaggtctatttgtgtaggtaggaaacccgattaacggatgaaaacctcctcgtctttgccctcctcgttctttcctgtcttgtcctttcgttctccttcctttagggtacgctagtgttatggttgttaccctataactaccttgcccgtaaccctagtgatgtcctcctctcgattccctttctcccttctgtttccccggctcttctctctctctccctcctctctatccacctttccgtttctactgctagggagaattgctctaggtagtcctcgttaaggatccatcttgtcactctccttatatcttatctgtcctggatgatggcctagtattgcctgtctcttgccttcgccctccactagcttctcccttttacccacttagtacagttcagCACTATGTGCTCCGGGTTTTGGGATAGGTAGCCACAGGGGTAACGTTTggaatcgtatcctaggactcttctttagtaCAAGTATGCTCTTAGCCTAATGTACTTAGAGCGAATCTGGATAGCTATGCTTACTTCCGCCCTCTTTaggtctttatagataaggtagttatacctcccgaaggtcctggccgctagtagggctcctggcctcaccggtttttggttctaacgcgtttcctataggtgacctgcgatcctttctacttagctttgcttctttttccctttgtcccctgtgttagcttgctcccttagagcttctctctgttcaagggctgctaggatttcctgtgatgtttttaggtctaCTTCCTTCTGTGGGATCATGTGTGGCCGGTtgggtcttctcctcctctcctactaggttcttatcctttgaGTAGCTGCTTGGATGGTTCCCTAGGCTAGGTATGCTAATGTCTTCTCTACGTATTGACACCTCATGCCCTAGAGGTACTCCCTAATAGGGGCGGTACCTGATTCCATTTCTATTGTCCTATAAGGGGttgacttatatacccctagtactctctttaggcaggctacctacgctctattaagggggtccttaattctcttcgggatgtgtttttccgctgcctaaattgctgctctatatagcattacgggcttgacaatggccttgtatatagtctaggcctttgtaaaggtcgccccctaggTTGACGTAGTGAGTCTCTCGATTGATTATCTGTTagtgtccgctctcgcttgCGCCTTCTTCACTTGTGGTCCCTAGCTgagtttcgggtctagctatatcctaaggactctgagttcccttataggataggtctcgaacccctagatttttactagtgctactaagttgtgttttgtctttgccttactaaaatggataagttggtacttgtccggtacgaattttgccctatgctctcttgcccacttttcgtattgtctatgtctctcctctaggagtgcGCAGTTTTCCTCTGTGGACtacgactacgctaggatatttgtgttatctacgaaccccgatactgAGGTGTTTGCTGTTTCTAGGAGTGGGGTcaggtcggctataaagaggaggaacagaattggGGAGAGTGTAGAGCCCTATAGGATGCCCGTGTTCGCAATTGGGGTCTACGGGGCTTtgaaggaccctaggaggatctaggttgttctgtccttaaggaatgactgcacaaagtgtactatctaggctaggatgctTTTCATTCTAAGGATGTGTAGGAGCCTTGCGT
It encodes:
- a CDS encoding Saccharolysin — protein: MVQKMARHGKESTGRSQILLARSRPTWQLFSACAFTVLVLCYFARSTRFGLNHGPDLPLRRLAIRELDNLPSGIRRPPQAPQLFNDSPETIEEKAKKSIASEKQIVDDIVKKTAVANATFENTIVPFTEQFDQADGLTSFWDVYLAVSNDTKLQEAVQAVLPNFTKASQETYLNEEFFKLVDTVFQKQKDDQTLNAESRKLLAGIRGDFIDSGVNLPAGKKRDRFRGEDQKLAKLANDFENAITADQTALWFTVEELNGINPVVLKDLEKGEGEHEGKLKVVVQSPEAGGCNMDCSNATTRQRLSIAGTKLAPSNVDRLKQIIVTRDDQARLLGYPNYATWAIKDNMAKTPKAVEDLLNKVQSRLSLAADQDAERLKAYKKKDTGKAEFLFPWDGSYYGKISTAKEFGTNPDFVKEFFPAVQTLRKVLDLYSKLFSLKFVRIQGKDGDALSPTGKAGDLLWHPDVELYAVWEGKGDDFVGYLYLDVFYREGKRGSAFMMPVVPGYETKDGKRHYPSAGLVTNSKKAGDDADIPSLMYRGDVENLLHEAGHCMHQLTSKTQYSRFHGPIGCPTDFLELPSQMMQNWAWVPAVLKYFSHHYTYLSKKYLDAWTKANKGKKQPPKTLPDSSTDSIRRSKTSYAAVGTLGQWGRAIYDQRIHRPGSPQDVKAIDVTKLWNTIRFNATRTDSPRVLGLDSGHGESTFSHLVGLYGAAYYSYLWSQVYAEDVFYTAFEKDPFSAETGYRWRKTVLEPGGTKDFFEILKEFLGREPNDEAFFRDIFEA